In Euphorbia lathyris chromosome 10, ddEupLath1.1, whole genome shotgun sequence, the DNA window GAAGTGAAGAAATTGTTGAATTCTAAGCACTTGTTCTTCAGAGAAATGTGTGCTTATCATAACAGTTGTGGTCATGCTGAATCTCAGAATCAACAGCCATCTCAAAACCCCCAATTCGAGGGACCGAAAACCGCGAAAAGGGTACTAAtagatgaagaagaggaggaagaagaagaggaagaaagcgaagaagatggagatgatcttgatgaggatgaagatgaaTACGATGGCGAAACCCTGACGCGAAAGAGGCAGAAAATAACAACAACGGCATCAACAACAGCAGTACCACCATCACAAGGGTTTTCATTGTCACAGCAATTGAATAATGAATTGATGGGTGTGATTCAAGATGGGGGAAAAAGTTCATGGGAGAAGAAGCAATGGATGAAGGTGAGATTGATGCAATTAGAAGAACAGCAAGTGAGTTATCAATTCCAGGCATTTGAGCTGGAGAAACAGAGGTTGAAATGGGTGAAATTTAGTAGCAAAAAAGAGAGGGATATGGAAAGATCAAAGCTTGAGAATGAGAGGAGGAGGCTTGAAAATGAAAGAATGGTACTTTTAATTAGACAGAAAGAACTTGAATTGGTTGATTTACAGAAAATTCATAATCAGcatcagcagcagcagcagcagtttTCTTCAAATAAAAGAGGTGATCCATCTTCTGTAACAGGGTGAAATTGTAGGATCATCTATTTATAGGTTTCAATTTTGTGGTTTTTGTGAAAGTAGTTGATGGAAATGGGTAGTTTTGATTTTACAGTTATTGTTAAAATTTGGTAACAATTCTATAGCAACTTTTACCTTATTTTTCACAATATAGTTTTGAAACGGAAAGGAAAACGGACACGAAACGAATATGGAAAATGAAATGCACTGGCGGAGCTAGGATTTTAGAGTTGGATGGGCTAATTTTAGTGTTGCGGTTGAGCGTAAATTTTTAAAGTCCAGCCTATTATGGCTGGGCAAATTTTTTGTAGCATTCAACGCGTTAAAACATTGTCGTTTGttaaaacattaaaagtgtccaacgtgaaaagattaaatatatttaattttctactaGTTTAATGCTagtgtttaaaaaattataacatttttatgtttagttttaaaaaaaattatatttttcataaattaaaatttaaattaaaaattgataacttgctggatccgatttgatgatctccgccgtagttacctgcaaaacagaaccggaggcaggatctccgggaaaactctccgacgatcaagtcagtttttgtaggagggttggtaaattgacaatagtattgtgggaaaaatgtgaatgtacctttccccctttggccttagggctttttataagtgttcttaagtaaccgccgagggcggttaccccttccaggccatgttccgagggcggttactcctttttaggtcatgccccctctcgtggctttcgtggcaacaaacgtggtatcgtttgtcctgagtgggagttttagtgatccatttaggaattcggggcggttactcacttcacccgcttcctctattcgggtctcatcccatcttagaccatggatctaagtatgggctgggtccgtgtaatgaattcggcccggtttggcttcgcgggtcatcacatgcctcccccttagtttggcaagagccctttagggtcttttttataggagactcttcgtttttgtctggattttcaaaattcaaaaattgtgaCTTTCCCTTTCCCGTCATTTCTTTTCCGGCATCCACCTTTTGCGTCGTTTCTCTTCCGGCATCAACCTTTTTGCGTCCGTTCTTCTCTGTGTCGTCTTTCATATGTAAGTGTTCCTTTCCAGAATTTGTACCTCGCTCGATTCTTTGCTTCTGTTCATTTTccttcatcaatatgtcgaaccctgacctcgacttcgcaccattcgacgaaaattacgtccgcgaggtctcccatgaggtcgaggagatggttgatgaagcttcaaccagctctcctgggtctgattctcatcccgccgacttcctccacctggcgaatacaaccgatgagggcctaggttttgaccctaaaaagttgattccgccacctgtcccaaccccccgtttattaccgaagaaggacaggtcgggaagtctagtttgtcaagagacaattgacgatttgcgggagcagtatccttggctccaaggccTCGAAACCCttattcccggggaggataaaggaccgggcgactacccaaaggggtatttcaccattttcgtcgcccagatcatctgcggcttcacgtatccgctggcggatgaggttgcctccgtccttggcggttacggaatcgcacccggtcagttgcatcccaatggatgggctgatttaactctggacaaatttctggcggattgtctggaggttcccttctcgctcaaaattttctccaagcttcatcatttcaaaagttcggcggggtattttactttcatccgtcagagcggttactatggttttgacgagaagctgaacaaaatccgcgagtgggaccgatcttatttcttcatcaagtttCACGAAGGGAATCCGAACTTCCCTCGCCATTGGGGCCGAccaaatgtaaagagtttgaacttcggttatcccagcgaggaagaatccgctgtgATCAAGTTTTTGAAGGGTACTCCTccctttgtatggacatatgatcaggctttccacatgctaaggagccgagtggcGATTGCCTATCGCGAGGGGGATcacgttgtctatatcccttatcgcgtttttgtacaaggtactttttattttcaagttgatgatttcttttaaccctttgcaggggtgatcctttatctcaactcactgcagatcgggaggctaaagccctagcgagaaggaagaggcGAATGGAGGGAAACACTTCAGTCacaggggcgaattctcctggaggggcgattacttctatcgaggcggcttctcccgcaagggcctccgtttcacaaggtccagcttctgcttccgaggaccttcccttaactaggaagcggaagaatactgcggatacagagtcttctcgtcccagaaagaaaaacgcttctgtgtccctcactgttggcggtacacctgtatccgcctcgtccAAAGGAAAAAGCAGTACACCAATCCACGAGGTATATTGATCTATTCcccttttttatgttgttaatttttcCTTAAGAGTTATCTGTTGTTCTCCTGATCTTTCTCCTTATGCATTCGCAGCCAATTCCCGATatcagcgggtggtggactaggacctttggcatggctgTGAGCTTCTCGTGTAGGGACATtttttcttccatatgcaatgtccttgggcgactcccctctgcttcccgcGTGCGAGAGCAAGTGCCGCTTCCTACTGctatggaggggattgagaagcgggccatagaggtatattgttacTTGTGAtattctctttcaaggatcttgcatTTGTAGTAACCGCACATTTCTATCCGCTCTTATTATCTGCGAATCATCTTTTATGCAGATTATTAACTTCGCGGAGGGTGCTCTCCTAAGGGACGCTGAACGCGCTaaagagttggagaaccttggtactgaattggcgactcagaagtcgctttatgatgatgtccaagggaaggtaaaggctcttgaaggcgcttgtcagaaggttatgagcgagaaggaggaagctctcagatccctccaggctaagtccaacgagctgcaaaaggtccttgatgatctaaattcatccaaggaggctctggagatgcaaaagaagaaagctgaggagattctagccgaagatggtgctcgcatctattggtatggggagcgaattcatgctgcttatgagcatggacatccagatcgagtacttagccgccccaaggttcccatccccgaaaaggatctaactgagaagtgggacaagctggaagccgaggatgctgatatggatgaggtactcttcttagattggcagagttttcagaaccctccaattagctgcgagatccctactcagaacgcggaaaaagaggcaccacaagacctttctcagcctgagcaagaggtaccgccctctgaagcggttactgattcgagggttgaggattcgcttgaagcagatccgcccactggaggagatgagggagccgctgaaggcgaggagggccataggggtgaaggagaggaagctgtagcatagtttgatttatatctggactgttgtatgtaacaaactgcccgtatatatatattttcttttgcttgccgctttacctatacgtgcgattgttgctttattccttattgccctttgttttcatacgtgacccttgcccttttgccgactccatatttgtatttcctcgtagtttagtttcgtttccgctagggtggccagaccctttttgcaattttttgagtgctcgttaattcgcttaattttatgccttatcttataatttttctttcgaaaataatataatcataaggttaatcataaggttttgcgagtgatgcgtaatcatgcatccgcctttctttaagaggcaacacatttatgtgtttttaagttcaaccataaggtttttgcgagtgatgcgtaatcatgcatccgcctttcttaataggcaacacatttatgtgtttttaagtttaaccataaggtttttgcgcgatttacccgccttttgtttgtagataacacactgaagtggttgtcctaaaaaggaTCCGCACTCAAACGCCGTATGCAACAATTGAAcatctttattgataaaagaaaagactttttgttacattggtatatgaaatgtgcgggatcaaagcctcattaaaaccttttatcagaaaacccagtgggaaaaaactcataaaaggaaaaagagtactcgtcatttccctgaactacccggcccgtttatataggcgcagattttctagattccaggtgcacgggagcttttttccgctcatttcttctatttcaaaagttgatggtcccagcttcttggatactctgtatggtccgatccagttgacgcctaatttgcctttgccatctctggattgtattttgtccgcttttttcaagaccaagtcgttctcgttgattatcacttttcgcacccttctgtcatgatatttcttgattctattgcggtacactgccattcgcatgtaagctttttctcttcgttcttcaacagaatccaatgcatctctaatgttgataggattttgtgtgttgcaataataaattattcgatctgtaggcgacttgatttcaacaggtaggactgcttcggctccataaaccagcgagaaaggtgtttcgccagttgctgcttttacagaagttctgtatgcccataacatatggggtatctcatccgcccaacctgtttttttatcacctagccgcttcttgataccttgaatcatggccctgttggtaacctctgtcataccattcgattggggatggtttacggaagaaaaatgattcttgatccccatgcttttgcagtatgctttgaacttgacacagttgaattgggtgccgttgtcagttataagcttttgcgggattccaaatcgcatgataatgttctctcgtaagaactcgatcattcgttcaggtgtttgagcggttactgcctccgcttctacccatttgctgaagtggtcaactgcgactaccaagtacttccttttctttgtcgtttctgggaatggacccactatatcgattccccatgttgcgaatggccatgccgtcattatagagatttgttcggctccgggaacgtgcttttcattcgcatggatttgacagctgtgacattccgctaccatcttctgggaatcttccatcacctttggccaatagtatcccattaacttgacctttcttgccaacgccgcggatgcttcatgtgcgccgcacattccttcatggagttctcgcagtacgtagtctccttcattgcggctaacacatttcaaccatggacatgtatatgattttcgatacaaagttccatctcgaattgagtatctcgctgattgtccaattagctttctggctaggcTTTTGTCAGCTGGCAAATCTCcatgctccagatattggcggataggtatccgccaatcttcatcatcttccagctcttcaatgaccataatctgatcgacttcaaatgccggtgcggatcttatctccaaattgcatgctttttgattccaaggttctctactcgccgctgcttttgccagttcatcagcctttgtgttttggcctcttggaacatgcaccatttcccagacgactcccttgtgtgttaactcctgcgtcaatctgccgactatctgatggtatttgaccagatcttcttgtttcaccagatagttttttgtgatctgatttatcatgagtttagaatcactgtagatcaccactctttctggcgtaagttcattaagcagcttcaatccgcatatcattgcttcatactctgcggcattattggtagttttgaaagttaactttgccgcatagtacaggtgaataacctccgggcctttgatgacgactcccagcccagccccatctgtggataatgccccatctgtgaacatgcttcactcttctttttgtgcctttggacgttcatcttcatcccacgtgaattcattcacgaaatcggcaagtacttgaccctttagtgcgggtcttccttcatagcgaatatcgaattcccccaggcgaattgaccattccattaatcggccggatgcgtcaggtttctgcagtaccttccgTATTAGAATTccggttctcacaatgatagtatgcgcctgaaagtatggttttagcctagccgccatggttatcaccgcgagagccattttgtccaacttcgaataccgaagttctgcatccttcaagaccttgctcacatagtacactggatattgttggccctcttcttctcgcaccattacagtgcatatcgccatactggtgacggatacgtaaagaaataaatcttctccgtcctccggcctgctcattaagggcggatagcatagcagtcgctttataccctcaaatgcctcttgacaatccggcgtccattcaaaggacttagattttttgatggcattgtagaaaggtagacatcttctagccgagcatgatatgaatcgccctaataccaccaaccgcccatttagtctttgtacttctcttacgttcctcggagttttcatctccattactgctttaaccttctcaggattcacctcaactcccttgccactaacaatgaaacccaggaattttcctgccCTTGCTCCGAAcgtgcatttttctgggttcaacttgaggccatatttgattagcacttccaggatttctttgatatcctgcgggtggtctcgcatcttcttgcttttgatgatcatgtcatctacgtagattgagaagttctcgcctgacttgtctgaaaatatcttgttcatcatcctctggtatgttgctcctgcgtttttcaatccgaagggcatcaccttgaagcaataagtcgcctgatgagttatgaatgatgttttgatttcatccgccttctccatgggtatctggtggtaactggatttcacgtcggtgaacgataaagcttcaaatcctgcagttccatctaccaatatattaatgttaggtagcggatatatatccttcggacaagctttattcagatccttgaagtcgacacacattttgtacgttccatttggctttttgactagcaccacattggctagccactccggataggtgacttctcgaattgcatctgattttagcaaatccgccacagctttttcaatcgccttctgccgctctggagcgtgtcctctctttttctgtcgcactggggttgcacctttgtccacattcaaacgatgggttgctatatctggacttatccctttcagcacttcattcggagcggcgaatgccgactcgtattggatcaacacctcggtaatggctttcttcgtttcctcggGGAGTCCTGTCGCTATTCAtacattcttgtcatttgagatggcgaatagttctgtttctcctaatgcttctgccggcaacttctcatcaactttatcctcttcacctggctttggttcaagtgacaatgtataggcttgttgagatataagttgatcaccttcaactatgactcgcccttggtgtgttggcaaatgtaatgtcaagtgcttcattgagatgagcgattccgtttccgataggaacggacgccccagaattatgttgtaggccaacgggagatcaacaattgcgaattctagatcacctcgccattttagattcttatcgcccatttctgcttccaacaccacttgtccacttgtttgagacgattgacctccaaaaccagttacatccatgaatgtatgttccactcgctcgtcattaattcccaacttattgaatgcagtccgagtaataacattacaagaactgccagtatcaataaggacccgcttgacgtcccatccttctacagccatcgtaatcaccaaagcatccgcatgcggctcggTGATTCgtgcaaatgagtaattgagggcatcccccctatgcgtgttgctttttcgctgttcacggcgagccctttttgttggcggctcatagatcccgccagctatcatgtttatcacccctttcttctgtttcttttcgggccttgcttctccctcatgcgggagcgttgttttctcatcaatcgtttcttttcttacgaattggcctagcttgcccctctcaatcagcttttctatttccttcttcagttcatagcaatcattcgtgtcatggccgttcaatctgtggaacctgcaatatttgttaggatatcgccccaaactagttcggcctttcacctcggggaaccgcacatccttcttcagggggttcttttcgatccaaagtaacacctcctggcgagtcgtattcaatggtgtttgatatcctcccCCTTGAATGGAGCGATCGCCTctgcgaacaaaattacccttggactAGGTCTGGcgtcgattgtccgaagtggatctagcagcatctctctccctccgggtttgagctctatgttctctgttgacatcgtccacttccatgaattcctttgctatcttcatgagttcagccACTGTGCGCGgtttgttgcggatgatttcctcccgcatgctccaatccgtggttccatccgccatgatgttgcggatgctcacgatatccggggttctgcaaccgcaccagaatatcgttgaatgcgacaacaaattcccttaaggaattatagttcctctgtttgatctccttcagctgcctatccgtcacatctgccgctttacagcccacgaacttggcacagaaatcacgactgtattgattccagttgtgaatagattcagcaggtaaagaccgaaaccaatcagatgccgctccgcccaaagtggtcgagaataatctgcaaattataGTTTCACTCGCTCccgcaacatccattaattctctgtagttcctgacatgagcctcaggatcagaattaggatccccatagtatttaggtatcgccggggcctttatcctgtgatctggtATAAATTCTCGCAACGACGGAgcgaaaggcgaatcactctgcacctctgctctcgccctaggcgtgtaccccattcgctccatcatgttccgtagttgatcttccaactcaAGATTGGGTATTCGCCGaacctcttccatccgctgctggtgaactctaggtggcatccacccgccaattgatgttgagatttgttctcgccgtggttctagccgtcgtccggttataggatcaaagttccaggtGTGCTCCTGCCCAAACGTATTCGCCCCAGACGCCATTAATTCTGAATGCCCGTGAACCAAGGGTTCTGTGTGTTGTAGTGGAAGGATTCCTGGCATTCCCGatgtcggttgggatgtttgccaggtcggatggatcgtcatactaggatcgtgGTACGAGTAGTTGCTTGGATGGCTGCAtgggttcatgcgactactctgacctatctgggttagctctcgagatggctgcggaagcgcagatatggcggcagtagtcgatggttgtgtggagacaacaacaggttgttgaggagcagccgccacggcggtattatgATCGGCCATTGCggttaacaaactaatcattcgatcccccgccgcttggctcatatttgaagccaagacttgtcctgccatttgtacgaaatcgctattggacatctccatttcattttgcacttgaacctccaataagggactcaattgtcccgaagggcttgacgagctaggcaccacaggctgcgtacttgcaggttgcgaattcgcaatccgtggatcccttgagttcatactagtggatctggttgtaacgccggtcgttcgtgatggttctgacatgttctttgtgtacctttaaccaaatgttggtaaaaaaggtccacgttcaccgcaccaatgataacttgttggatccgatttgatgatctccgccgtagttacctgcaaaacagaaccggagacaggatctccgggaaaactctccgacgatcaagtcagtttttgtaggagggttggtaaattgacaatagtattgtgggaaaaatgtgaatgtacctttccccctttggccttagggctttttataagtgttcttaagtaactgccgagggc includes these proteins:
- the LOC136210021 gene encoding uncharacterized protein, with product MEGIEKRAIEIINFAEGALLRDAERAKELENLGTELATQKSLYDDVQGKVKALEGACQKVMSEKEEALRSLQAKSNELQKVLDDLNSSKEALEMQKKKAEEILAEDGARIYWYGERIHAAYEHGHPDRVLSRPKVPIPEKDLTEKWDKLEAEDADMDEVLFLDWQSFQNPPISCEIPTQNAEKEAPQDLSQPEQEVPPSEAVTDSRVEDSLEADPPTGGDEGAAEGEEGHRGEGEEAVA